In Pirellulales bacterium, the genomic window AGTCGCCCGCATTCAAACATTCGAACCCGCGCGAATAAAACGCCTCGCTACGCGTAAACGAATCTGTACACCAGCCCCTCTATCCCAGCGCCATCCGTTGCACTCGTCGGTGGTCCAGACCTCGCCGTAGTTCTCCGACGGGCTGTAGAAGAACAGGCCGCTGTAAGGAGAGCTGTCCACGAAACGCCCGTATACGATGTGGCTCCACGTGGTCCGCCATCCCGAATACTCGCTCAGTAGGACGAAGCCGCCCTTGCCGTCCGAGTCGTAGAACTGACCGAACCCGGCCGCCTGATCGTAGAGGGGCAGCCCGGTGAACCCGGACGGTCCAAAGTATCCCGGGACGATATGAGTCCAGGTCGTACGGCGACCCAGCGGATTGAATTTCCCGCGCAAGGGCGTTTGAAGCGCGCCTTGACCGTTTGTATCGTACAGCTCGGCGTAGGCGGTGGAATCTTCCACGAAGAGCAGGCTGGAAAACGGTGAGTCCGTAAACCGTCCGGAAACGATGGTTGCCCACGTCGTTCGCCAGCTCGCATCAGAGTTAAGCAGGCCGAAATTCGACGGGTAGACGTCGATGAGCGTCCCGGGCGCGGGATACGGTTGCGGGGGGATCAAGGATGTCGGAGCCTGGCGGCGGTACGTATCTGCCGGCGCGACCGGGCGGCGTGCCGATGCTGGTCGATTCAGGGGAGCCATTGGTAGTCTCCGATTTTTAGAACCGGTCGGTGAAGGGCGTCCGCAGCGAGCAGGCGCTCGACCTCTGTGCAATGCCAACCGTCATAAGGGACAGCACTACGCAGGCACTAATCCATCCGGTCGGAAGGGGCCGCCCTTTGATGGCTCTCGTCGCCGGCACGATAAGATGAGGGGCGAGCATGACAATCTCCTTGCTTGTGGGCAACAACCGCTCTGGTTTCGCCGTAATGGCACGGGACGCAATCTCACACAAGGTGATTCCCGGTGACTGGTCGATCGCCTCGAAGAAAGGGGAGCTTACAGTTGGACGGACATCGTTCATTGATGAACTCCTTACGACAACCGCTCTATCTTTCAATGCCCCGTTTGAAGACTGATTGCACCGAAAATCCAGGAATTTTTCAGAGAATTTTGGCCGGCGCGATGGAGATACAGCCGGAGGCCTATTTCTCGTCACGAAGACGAGCGTAAAGCCAGGCCCTGGCGTATGCCCAATGCCGGTCGGCGACGCGCCGCGTCACCCCTAAAGCGTGCGCAGCGTCTCCGAGGCTTAGGCCAGCGAAGAATCGCAGCTTGACGAGGTTGGCACAAAGAGGATCCTCGTGTTCAAGGCATTCAATGGCTTCGTCGAGGGCCATCAAATCTTCATCGGGTGTGTCCAGGGCAAGCTCGATCTCGTCCAGGTCAATTCGCTTAAGGTCCCCACCACGCTTCAACCGTTTTCGATCTCGGGCGCGGTTGAGGAGTATTCGCCGCATTGATTCTGCCGCCGCCGCAAAGAAATGGCCGCGTGAATCCCAGTGTTGTGCCTTTTCTACATCGACCAGCCGGATATAGGCCTCGTGTACCAGCGCCGTCGCCTGAAGCGTCTGCCCAGGTTCTTCCTGAGTCAGCCGATGCGCAGCCAACTTGCGCAATTCGTTGTACACGACCGGCAAGAGTTGCTCGGCGGCCTGCGGATCGCCTTGCTCGACGGCGGACAGAATGCGAGTGACTTCGTTCATCGGCGCCGCCACGAGTGAGGTCGCGATGGAGGTGCTTTGAGTCTAGCCGCTCGCTTGGCCAACCGCCACAAATCAGTTCGCAAAGGCGCCGCAAGCATAGGTACGCCGACTCCTCCAAATCACGATTCGAGGGTCTCAGTCGCCTCAGAAATCGCTGGGTTGTTGGCGATGGCCGCCCTCGTCCAGCCGTGCCGGTCGAAAGCGCGTCGGTCGGATCGACCGCCGCTGCGAAACTGCGTCGGTCGGGCGGACCGGAGCGTCCAAAATTGATGATCGGAATCCAGCGTCGAGCCAACAACTCACTAATACAGCGTCGCGGCGCGGCCAAGCCGATCAGACCGTTTGACATCGGCAGCGGTTTCGCACGAACTGGGTGCTAATCACGCCCAAAACCGCAAGGAGCGCCAGCAGAAGCGTCGTGGGTTCGGGGACCGCTGCAGCGCTGCCGCCAAGATTGGTGACGCTCAGGGCCAAACTACCGACTGATCGTCCGTCGCTGGCCAGGAGGTTCGAGGAGGAAAGCGCGCCGGCGTCGAAGGCGGCGCTGGCCGTTAGCGAGCCAGCCAAGGCGAGCCCGCTCGACTGACCCAACGGATTGCCAGCGGCATCGCTGGCGTCGATCGTCACGATCGCCGGACTTCCGGCGCTTCCTTGGATGACAAGCGCATTTTGGATGATGTGGTCCGCCGTCAGGTCGCTTCCCGCGTTGACGACGATGCTGCCGGCGCCATTGATTTGGCCGACTCGCTGATTTGTGCCTGTGACGAGAACGCCCTTGGACATGGCCACGGTCGTGATGTTCACTCGGTTCATGGCCGACGACAATGCGGAAACCGAGCCGGCCAACTCCAGCGTCGAGCCGACGTTGACGGTGGCCACGACCCCTGTGCCAATTGCAGCGGCGCCCGTCGTGGCGCTAAACCGCATTGTGTCATTATTGACGAAGATGTGACTGTTGACGGCGATCGTCGGGGCGCTCTGGATTTCAAGTGTCCCGCCGCCGTTAACGTTGAGCGAGCCCGAGGCGGTCAAGGACCCAGATGCGGTCAGCGTCGTTCCAGGTGAAGCCACGTTGATTGTCGCGATGCCCGTGCCGCTCTGATTGGCCGTCACACTGGTTACAGCTTGGCTCGCGAACACGCTGAGCATGGGATGGGCGCCAGAGGCCGCAATGATCGTCAATGGGCCTCCTCCCAGGCTGCCACCTGCATTCACCGTCAGCGTGCCGTCGTTGATCGTAGTTCCTCCCGTGTAGTCATTGGCCCCGCCGAAGATGAGGGTTCCGGCTCCGCTCTTGGTGAGACTTTGGCCCGGCCCATCGATGACGCTCTTGATCGTCGTCGCATTCGTCACATTGAAAGTGGGGTTGTTGTGCAAGACGACGTTCGTGGTGGTTGTCAAACCCGCGGGACTAATCGTCAGGTTTCCCGCCCCGGCACTTGCGAACGTGACGTTGCCATTGATGACGAGATTGTTCGCGAGCGTCCGCGCGGCGCCGTCGTCTCGAAGCGTCGTTCCCGCAGCGAGCGTCAGTGCTCCCGTGCCGATCGGACTGCTCGCGATGTTACCGCTCGAAATGGTCGTCGGCCCGGCGATCTGAACGCCGCCATTGCTGAGTGTCGTGCCGCCGGTGTAGGTGCTTGCGCCGGCCGACGTAAGGATGCCACCGCCCGTTTTCGTAACGCCGCCACTGCCGCTGACGACGCCGCTCAGGCTGAGATTCGTGCCGGCCGCGTCGATCTGGAATGCTCCACTTCCGCCCGCAGCCAGGCCGAACGGCATATCGCTCGATGCCGTACTGCCCGTGTATTCGAGCGTGACCGACTGTCCCATCGAACCCAGCGAGACTCTCGGCCCGGCGCCGAGAGGGCCGCTCGCGCCGACGTTGTTGATCGTGGGAATCGAGAGCGTGCCTTGCTGAACGCTCAGGCCGCCGGTGAAGCTGTTGGCGCCGCTGAGCACCAGCGTTCCAGCGGCCGTTTTGGCGACGGTGCCGGCGCCTGAGATGCCGCCCGAGTAGGTCTGCGAATTGGGATTGGCGAAAACAAGCGTCGCTTTGTCAGTGATATTGCTGGCAACTGAACCATTGACCGAGATTCCGTCGCCAAGCTGAAGCGTTCCGGCGTTGATCGTTGTGCCGCCCGTGTACGTGTTGCTGTTGGTAAGCATGAGCGTGTCCGCGCCGACTTTGGTCAAGCTTCCCGCGGCGCTCAAGACGCCGCCGTAGGTGGTTGAGGCTCCATTGTTGCCGATCGACACATTCACCGCCGCTGGCGTTGTGGCTTGGTCCAGTAGCGTGAGCTTGCCGCTGCCGGCCAAGCCGCCGAGCGTTGCCGATCCCAGCCCAGCGGCGAAAGCCACGCCATTGTCGATCGCCAGCGACAGTGTGCTCATTTGCAGGGCCGCGCTGTCTTTGAGGATGAGCTTGCCGCCGGTGACCGTCGTGTTGCCGCTGAAGGTATTCGCGCCGCTCAAGGCCCACACTCCCGGACCGGCCATCGCGATGGCGAGCTTCCCGGCGCCGTTGTCGGCCAAAACGCCGCTGATCACGTTGTTGCCCGTATTGATCCCGCCCAGCGTCAACGTCGTGACGCCGCTTGTTGCTCCGGGCGTGATGCGGCCGCCGAACGTCAGCGTCGCTGCCGTGTTGGCAGCGCCGCTTGTGAACGTATAGTCTCCTTCCAAGATCAGCGGGCAATTGATGACCTGCGGATTCACGACTGTCGAAGTCGTTTGGACTGTTCCGCCGGCCGTCATCAGCAGAGCGTTGCCTCCCGTCGTGCCGATCGTCATCGAATTAACGTTCGCCGTGTCGAACGTGATGTTTTTGAGGTTCCG contains:
- a CDS encoding autotransporter-associated beta strand repeat-containing protein → MSPIQRLFGVVAILATCSATLKAVTIPLVPVSDPGNLADATGYGAVGYTFYIAMYDVTNSQYAAFLNTKDPTGANALGLWNGNMANPTLGGIQFVPGNAAGNKYSVISGDGNHPVTWVTWFDAARFVNWLNNGQGNGATESGAYTILYPTPNPPNSEIIMRNAGARVFLPSEDEWYKSAYYEPVSKTYLYFPTGTNTTPSPDAPPGGSNSANFRNVVGHPTDVGAYSGTKSTYGAFDMGGNVWQWNDTLIASPYRGTRGGAWDSADDGDGDGDDSYEWLESVYGRSYAGPQASSSDIGFRVASMTSVIGGPVGEWIGATDSTWATPNNWFGVPGATTGITNSDTATFNLNAPNSPLTIDAGRNLKNITFDTANVNSMTIGTTGGNALLMTAGGTVQTTSTVVNPQVINCPLILEGDYTFTSGAANTAATLTFGGRITPGATSGVTTLTLGGINTGNNVISGVLADNGAGKLAIAMAGPGVWALSGANTFSGNTTVTGGKLILKDSAALQMSTLSLAIDNGVAFAAGLGSATLGGLAGSGKLTLLDQATTPAAVNVSIGNNGASTTYGGVLSAAGSLTKVGADTLMLTNSNTYTGGTTINAGTLQLGDGISVNGSVASNITDKATLVFANPNSQTYSGGISGAGTVAKTAAGTLVLSGANSFTGGLSVQQGTLSIPTINNVGASGPLGAGPRVSLGSMGQSVTLEYTGSTASSDMPFGLAAGGSGAFQIDAAGTNLSLSGVVSGSGGVTKTGGGILTSAGASTYTGGTTLSNGGVQIAGPTTISSGNIASSPIGTGALTLAAGTTLRDDGAARTLANNLVINGNVTFASAGAGNLTISPAGLTTTTNVVLHNNPTFNVTNATTIKSVIDGPGQSLTKSGAGTLIFGGANDYTGGTTINDGTLTVNAGGSLGGGPLTIIAASGAHPMLSVFASQAVTSVTANQSGTGIATINVASPGTTLTASGSLTASGSLNVNGGGTLEIQSAPTIAVNSHIFVNNDTMRFSATTGAAAIGTGVVATVNVGSTLELAGSVSALSSAMNRVNITTVAMSKGVLVTGTNQRVGQINGAGSIVVNAGSDLTADHIIQNALVIQGSAGSPAIVTIDASDAAGNPLGQSSGLALAGSLTASAAFDAGALSSSNLLASDGRSVGSLALSVTNLGGSAAAVPEPTTLLLALLAVLGVISTQFVRNRCRCQTV
- a CDS encoding ECF-type sigma factor; this encodes MAAPMNEVTRILSAVEQGDPQAAEQLLPVVYNELRKLAAHRLTQEEPGQTLQATALVHEAYIRLVDVEKAQHWDSRGHFFAAAAESMRRILLNRARDRKRLKRGGDLKRIDLDEIELALDTPDEDLMALDEAIECLEHEDPLCANLVKLRFFAGLSLGDAAHALGVTRRVADRHWAYARAWLYARLRDEK